The genomic window CCGCCGTCTTCCCGCCAGACGCGGAGGTCGGTGCCGGGCATCAGATCGTCCGCCAGAGTGATGCGGACCTCCTGCGTCTGACCGTGCAGAGGATCTGTCACGAGAACACGATCTGCCATTTCTGTGATCAGTGCGCTGACCTGCTCCACGCGTTCGGCAGACGGTGCATGAGACACCGGCGCGGCTGCAGCCGAGGAGTGTGCGCCCAGCGAGTGCAGGATGCTGTGCCCCAGGCTGGAGGTGTCAGGAGGCGGCGGCGGTGTGTCTGCGGGATCGATCTTGAAAGGCTCCGTCACTTCATCCACAGGTGGATTCAGCGCAGCGCCGAGCGCCTGCTGGAGTTCCTGCAAAGCGGGGTCTGTGACGGTGGAAGATGCCGGATCCTGCATGCTGCCGAGGAGCTGCTTCATCATGGCCAGCGAGTCAGGAGAGAAAGCGGCCTCGGCAGGTGGGAACGCCGCCGTTTCAGGAGAGAAGACAGATTTCGGAAGCGTGCCAGCACCGGGTATGGAGATGGAGGACTGATCAGCTGCAAGCAGAGCCGCCGCCGCTTCCACCGGTGCTGTGCTGGCAGAAAGTCTGCCCTGCAAAGCCGTCATGATGGAGGCCAGGGATTCAGACAGCGACTCGTCTGCCAGTGCCTTGGAGAGCAAGGTCTGAATCTTGGTGGAAAGAGTCTTCGCCTCGGAAGCTCCGCCAGCCATGGATACGAGCCCTGTCTGCTGGGGGGCAATGCCGCCGATCATGGCGCGCAGCATTTCTAGAGCGGCTGGATCCGAGCCCGGCAGGCTGCTGAGGTCATTGCCGTCACTGTCGAGCGTGCCGACGATGAGCGGTGCGGCGGTTTCAATTGAGTTCATAATAGGAGTCCTCCGGTTGCAGTTCCAAATCTTGATTTTTCGGGCCGATGAAATCTTCCAGCTCGAGATCAGCCAGACGCTCGATCTCGAAGTTTTGCTCCTCCTGCCACGCGGTGCGGTGCTCGACGAGCTTTTCGAGTTCCTGGGTGGCTTTGCGATAGGCCAGCTTCGCCTGCTCCATCTCGGCTTTAACGCGATCCAGCTCCCCTTCCGCCTTGCGCACCTGGTCCACGCAGTCGAGCTCACGGTCACGCATACCGGTGATTTCAAAGCGGATGTCGGTGATGTCCCCCAGCTTGACGGGGCGTTTCAGGATGGACTGAATGAGACGCTCCTCCTCCACGGCTCTCCACGCGGCGTATTCTTCCAGCTCCCGTTGCTTTTGCGCGAGGAATCGCTCCGCCTCCGCCACCGCACGGCGTGCGATGGTGAGGGCCTTGCTGGCCTTGTCTTCGCGGTGGGTCCGCACGAAGACCATGTCCTGGAGAGGGTAGCGTTCCATGCAGTTTTATTTGGTGAGTTGCAGCATGGCCTGAGTGGTTTCGGCAAAGGTGTTCTGCTCCCTGAGCCCCTGACGAAGGAAGCCGTTGATGGCGTCGATCTTGGAGATGGCCTCGTCGGCGGCGGCATCACTGCCTTTCTTGTATTCGCCAATGCGCACGAGCAGCTCCACC from Prosthecobacter vanneervenii includes these protein-coding regions:
- the sctO gene encoding type III secretion system stalk subunit SctO, producing MERYPLQDMVFVRTHREDKASKALTIARRAVAEAERFLAQKQRELEEYAAWRAVEEERLIQSILKRPVKLGDITDIRFEITGMRDRELDCVDQVRKAEGELDRVKAEMEQAKLAYRKATQELEKLVEHRTAWQEEQNFEIERLADLELEDFIGPKNQDLELQPEDSYYELN